A segment of the Bacteroidia bacterium genome:
GCTTAGCTTTGGTTATGTTAGGCGGAGTAAATTATTACACAGGTCAGGCGTTTGACATGGAAGCTATTACCAAAGAAGCACACAAAGTTGGCGCTGTAGTAGGTTTTGATTTAGCACACGCTGCGGGAAACATTTTGCTTCAATTACACGACTGGGAGGTAGATTTTGCAGTATGGTGCACCTATAAATACCTCAATTCTGGACCTGGTGCCGTAGCAGGTTGCTTTGTACATGAAAAATATGCCGATGCATCAGATTTACCTCGCTTTGCAGGTTGGTGGGGGCACGATGAACAAACTCGTTTCTTAATGGGACCAGACTTTATACCTATGCGCGGCGCCGCAGGCTGGCAACTATCCAACGCACCCGTCATGAACATGGTAGCACACAAAGTTTCCTTAGACATTTTTGATGAAGCCACTATGCCCGCTCTCCGTAAAAAATCCGAAGAAATGATAACCTTTCTACTAGAACGAATACAAAATCTTGTAGAAATTATTACTCCCTTCGAACTTAAAGACAGAGGTTGCCAAACTTCTATCAGAGTAGGTAAACAAGGTAAAAAAGTTTTTCAAAAACTCTGCGAAGCAGGTGTAATCGCAGATTGGCGCGAACCTGATGTTATTCGTATTGCACCCGTTCCTCTATACAACACTATGGAAGAAATTGATGAATTCGTTCAAATCTTAAAAAAAATTGTCTGAAATTGGTATTTTTGAGCTAACAAGTTGTTTCTCTAAATTATTACTGTAACTTTTGTACCACATGGCAGATCTATACAATTTGAGAGGCGTTTCTTCGGACAAAAAAGAAGTACACAAAGCTATACAAATTTTAGACAAAGGTTTATATCCAAAGGCTTTTTGTAAAATCATTCCTGATGTACTAAGCCAAGATGAAGAATATGCATTAGTAGTGCATGCCGATGGTGCAGGAACAAAAAGTTCATTAGCCTACTTGTATTGGAAAGAAACAGGCGATATTTCAGTATGGAAGGGCATTGCACAAGATGCCTTAGTGATGAACACAGATGACTTGTTATGTGTAGGTATTACAGATAACATTGTTGTTTCTTCTACTATTGGGCGAAATAAAAATAAAATTCCACAAGAGGTAATTCAAGCTATTATCGAAGGGACAAAAGAATGCATAGAACAATTTAGACAGTGGGGAATACATATTCATTTTTCAGGTGGTGAAACCGCTGATGTAGGCGACTTAGTGCGTACTATTATTGTAGATGCCACAACCGTTGCAAAAATCAAACGAACAGAGATAATTGACAATGCACGTATTCAAGCAGGTAATGTAATTGTAGGTTTAGCCAGTTTTGGACAAGCTACCTATGAAACAGAATATAACAGCGGTATAGGCAGCAATGGTCTAACTTCCGCACGCCATGATATTTTTTGTTCTTTCTATGCACAGCAATATCCTGAAAGCTATGATACTGACTTGCCCTCTACTTTGGTCTATACGGGCAAATTCAAACTTACAGATTCCATCCCTGAAATACCTCATATTCCAATTGGCAAACTAGTCTTATCACCTACACGCACTTATTTACCACTCATGAAAGTAGTTTTTGAAGCATACCGCAATAAAATTCACGGCATAGTGCATTGTACAGGAGGTGGACAAACGAAATGCCTTCACTTTGTAGAAGGCTTGCATATTATTAAAAATAACCTTTTTGATGTTCCGCCAATATTCAAGTACATTCAGCAAGGTTCAAATGTGGATTGGAAAGAAATGTACAAAGTGTTCAACATGGGACACAGATTAGAAATATATACCGATGAAAGTACAGCTCATCAAATTATAGCCATAGCCCAAAATTTCAAAATACAAGCTCAAATTATTGGATATTGTCAAACAGATTC
Coding sequences within it:
- the kynU gene encoding kynureninase, whose protein sequence is MYRDRFYIPTNPKTQKPYIYFCGNSLGLQPKGVLEAIRQELEDWANLGVEGHFHGKNPWFKYHEFFSEKAARLVGAKPIEVVMMNNLTVNLHLMMVSFYRPTPKRYKIMIEGGAFPSDQYAVKSQILFHGYDVKTALIELTPRPGEHTLRTEDILQAIHDAGNSLALVMLGGVNYYTGQAFDMEAITKEAHKVGAVVGFDLAHAAGNILLQLHDWEVDFAVWCTYKYLNSGPGAVAGCFVHEKYADASDLPRFAGWWGHDEQTRFLMGPDFIPMRGAAGWQLSNAPVMNMVAHKVSLDIFDEATMPALRKKSEEMITFLLERIQNLVEIITPFELKDRGCQTSIRVGKQGKKVFQKLCEAGVIADWREPDVIRIAPVPLYNTMEEIDEFVQILKKIV
- a CDS encoding AIR synthase-related protein, encoding MADLYNLRGVSSDKKEVHKAIQILDKGLYPKAFCKIIPDVLSQDEEYALVVHADGAGTKSSLAYLYWKETGDISVWKGIAQDALVMNTDDLLCVGITDNIVVSSTIGRNKNKIPQEVIQAIIEGTKECIEQFRQWGIHIHFSGGETADVGDLVRTIIVDATTVAKIKRTEIIDNARIQAGNVIVGLASFGQATYETEYNSGIGSNGLTSARHDIFCSFYAQQYPESYDTDLPSTLVYTGKFKLTDSIPEIPHIPIGKLVLSPTRTYLPLMKVVFEAYRNKIHGIVHCTGGGQTKCLHFVEGLHIIKNNLFDVPPIFKYIQQGSNVDWKEMYKVFNMGHRLEIYTDESTAHQIIAIAQNFKIQAQIIGYCQTDSGKKLTLHTPYGIFTYQ